From Palaemon carinicauda isolate YSFRI2023 chromosome 29, ASM3689809v2, whole genome shotgun sequence, one genomic window encodes:
- the LOC137622287 gene encoding alpha-ketoglutarate dehydrogenase component 4-like, with protein MQVNVKMSSVAGAAWKAVKPHIPMIKFRKGGISELAHGAPQPAIAGAVANPIAPKPSAAAAAAPVLEEWQTPLKYRRRPIAQDEIDYINRGGPA; from the exons ATGCAAGTTAATGTTAAAATGAGTTCCGTGGCAGGAGCAGCATGGAAG gcTGTGAAACCTCACATCCCAATGATTAAGTTTCGTAAAGGTGGCATCTCTGAGTTAG ctCATGGTGCTCCTCAACCTGCTATTGCTGGTGCTGTAGCAAATCCCATTGCCCCTAAaccatctgctgctgctgctgctgcgccTGTTTTAGAAGAGTGGCAGACTCCCCTTAAGTATCGCCGACGTCCAATCGCTCAAGATGAAATCGATTACATTAAT AGGGGAGGTCCAGCGTAG